In Leguminivora glycinivorella isolate SPB_JAAS2020 chromosome 11, LegGlyc_1.1, whole genome shotgun sequence, a single window of DNA contains:
- the LOC125230953 gene encoding uncharacterized protein LOC125230953, whose product MARYTSQELCDMILLYGETRGNAARALNLYRERNPNRRHPANGRVIVNAVQCVRDDLPISGRVQPPQGPGAAFNVRLALERRILQHFRERPTTSTRRAVLQQSAGGNKKRNMVPTRWSPCSFHCGNP is encoded by the exons ATGGCACGATATACTTCTCAAGAATTATGTGACATGATTTTGCTCTACGGAGAAACGAGAGGCAATGCTGCTCGAGCTCTCAATTTGTACCGGGAGCGGAATCCTAACCGGAGGCATCCTGCGAACGGCCGCGTCATTGTGAACGCTGTGCAATGTGTGCGGGACGACCTGCCCATATCCGGCAGAGTGCAGCCGCCACAAGGGCCTGGTGCAGCATTTAACGTCAGACTGGCACTGGAACGACGGATTCTTCAGCACTTCCGTGAACGTCCAACTACCAGCACAAGGAGAGCGG TATTACAACAATCTGCCGGAGGAAATAAGAAACGCAACATGGTTCCAACTCGATGGAGCCCCTGCTCATTCCACTGTGGCAATCCGTGA